The proteins below come from a single Drosophila gunungcola strain Sukarami unplaced genomic scaffold, Dgunungcola_SK_2 000099F, whole genome shotgun sequence genomic window:
- the LOC128265197 gene encoding alpha-ketoglutarate-dependent dioxygenase alkB homolog 7, mitochondrial-like, whose protein sequence is MLLLRRLAPLGPKFPGVRWRNFSLMEYAGQWSSTEKLQFQADMRVISDFVTAEEEQCLIWEIEPHISRLPYESSHWDDAIHGYREVQRRKWSPHNRSVLDRVCREACGGQVMPFVHILDLAEVGGIKPHVDSTRFCGHTIAGISLLSDCVMRMKRVAKGTASHSADVLLPRRSLYIMSHLARYKFTHEILVGEQSRFRKHPVKRKRRVSVICRTEP, encoded by the exons ATGCTTCTTCTACGACGACTAGCGCCTCTGGGACCCAAGTTTCCGGGTGTGAGGTGGCGTAATTTTAGTTTGATGGAGTACGCCGGCCAGTGGTCTAGTACAGAAAAACTACAGTTCCAAGCGGATATGCGGGTCATCAGCGACTTTGTTACGGCTGAAGAGGAACAATGCCTGATATGGGAAATCGAGCCTCACATCAGCCGCTTGCCCTACGAGTCAAGCCACTGGGATGAC GCGATTCATGGATACCGTGAAGTGCAACGAAGGAAGTGGTCACCCCACAATCGTTCCGTTTTGGACCGTGTCTGCAGAGAGGCTTGCGGAGGCCAAGTGATGCCCTTCGTCCATATTCTGGACCTTGCAGAGGTTGGCGGGATTAAGCCTCACGTGGACAGCACTCGG TTTTGCGGCCACACCATCGCGGGAATCAGCCTGCTTAGCGATTGCGTTATGCGAATGAAACGTGTGGCGAAAGGTACCGCTAGCCACTCCGCGGATGTGCTACTGCCGCGACGTTCACTCTACATTATGAGCCATCTGGCGCGATACAAGTTTACCCACGAAATATTAGTCGGAGAACAGTCGCGGTTCAGAAAACACCCAGTAAAAAGGAAGCGACGCGTTTCTGTCATTTGTCGAACGGAACCTTAA
- the LOC128265196 gene encoding uncharacterized protein LOC128265196: protein MAQGIPRTLLIAVLLNAAVSFAWKPISGSTAAYSLKQSHPGTASSSHEISASFSQFASEDKTTEVGDEVLPGRAAVLGGVDSSASVVHPISFADHVEDQYESYSIEAEEPATFTRTPLYGSERCSVKKFAFNQDGEVEYGNQMPELDQFTICFWMRFTNHSGDHVLLTYEAGKELREVQIWVANAQNSSFLSMAIKGQQMYRLNYPLKMRQWHHMCSSWNGKTGEWQAWLKAERIGRGFHNSLVGHKIPTNGRLRSGGSSVTGDVSHGLHFEMTLVQVYRVALSAGKAHRDHKHHHVHHFDHEGLEVSSTTRAPPSINRPQPMHTLLASGQIPTRVRINLANPPPAPAAAGSNDLAQQAITINTNFVNGQINAGSRLVAQQLLGLSSPSGLNQGQLQPGGGNRFQMMSNSANVQFIDETETHIQFKREADKKKLHKRGLVLLDNGSVVDDGLGTGASEIYNGLADFGGLQFKQDLTMKMNLEEEISSHDREPAEEEVKAVMAICSSCNSEPFQGAIVFAWKDVREHMNNALKGLSVGPCGNF, encoded by the exons ATGGCGCAGGGTATTCCTCGAACTCTGCTCATTGCAGTGCTCTTAAATGCGGCCGTCTCCTTCGCCTGGAAGCCAATCAGTGGCAGCACAGCCGCTTACAGCCTCAAGCAGTCACATCCGGGGACAGCGAGCAGCAGCCACGAAATTTCCGCCAGCTTCTCGCAGTTTGCCAGCGAAGACAAGACCACCGAGGTCGGGGACGAGGTGCTCCCTGGCCGAGCCGCCGTACTGGGCGGAGTGGACTCGAGCGCCTCGGTGGTACACCCCATCAGCTTTGCAGATCACGTGGAGGACCAGTACGAATCCTACAGCATCGAAGCCGAGGAGCCGGCGACCTTCACGCGAACTCCGCTGTACGGTTCCGAACGCTGCAGTGTCAAGAAGTTTGCTTTTAACCAAGACGGCGAGGTGGAGTACGGCAACCAGATGCCGGAGCTGGACCAGTTCACAATCTGCTTTTGGATGCGATTCACCAATCACAGCGGCGATCACGTCCTTTTAACCTACGAGG CTGGAAAGGAACTACGCGAAGTGCAAATCTGGGTCGCAAATGCGCAGAATTCAAGTTTCCTTTCAATGGCCATAAAAGGTCAGCAAATGTACAG ATTGAACTACCCACTGAAAATGCGCCAGTGGCATCACATGTGCAGCTCGTGGAATGGCAAGACGGGCGAGTGGCAGGCCTGGCTAAAGGCAGAACGCATTGGGCGTGGTTTCCACAATTCG TTGGTGGGTCATAAAATTCCAACGAACGGAAGACTGCGCTCCGGCGGCAGTTCGGTCACCGGTGACGTCAGCCACGGCCTGCACTTCGAGATGACGCTAGTCCAAGTTTACCGAGTGGCTCTCAGTGCCGGCAAAGCACACCGCGATCACAAGCACCACCATGTTCATCACTTCGACCACGAGGGCCTAGAGGTTTCCAGCACCACACGTGCCCCACCTTCA ATTAACCGACCTCAGCCTATGCACACACTGCTTGCCAGTGGGCAGATCCCGACACGGGTGCGCATCAACCTGGCCAATCCGCCCCCTGCGCCCGCTGCCGCTGGGTCCAACGATTTAGCCCAGCAGGCCATTACAATCAATACGAACTTCGTTAACGGACAGATAAACGCAGGATCGCGACTGGTGGCCCAGCAGCTTCTGGGACTCTCGTCGCCGAGCGGTTTAAACCAGGGACAACTGCAGCCTGGGGGAGGCAACCGCTTCCAGATGATGAGCAACTCAGCCAACGTGCAGTTTATCGATGAAACCGAGACTCACATCCAGTTCAAGCGTGAGGCCGACAAGAAAAAACTCCACAAGCGTGGTCTGGTGCTGCTGGACAACGGATCCGTGGTGGACGACGGACTTGGGACGGGCGCCAGCGAGATTTACAACGGCCTGGCTGACTTTGGCGGCCTGCAGTTCAAGCAGGACCTGACAATGAAGATGAATTTGGAGGAGGAGATCAGCTCGCACGATCGAGAGCCTGCTGAGGAGGAGGTAAAGGCCGTAATGGCAATCTGCAGCAGTTGCAACTCGGAACCCTTCCAGGGCGCCATCGTGTTCGCGTGGAAGGATGTGCGGGAGCACATGAACAACGCACTCAAGGGCCTTAGCGTGGGTCCGTGCGGCAACTTCTAG